A window of Sebastes umbrosus isolate fSebUmb1 chromosome 3, fSebUmb1.pri, whole genome shotgun sequence contains these coding sequences:
- the dcaf15 gene encoding DDB1- and CUL4-associated factor 15 isoform X2 translates to MAPSSKSEKDDSKQKAQRKHKDHVVKLLLRGKLSGQFSQRLFRKLPPRVCVPLKNIVSEEFLRAGHVFLGFTKCGRYVLSYTSDCGEDDDFSFYTYHLYWWEFNLHSRLKQVHHVRLFAGEEIYSDLYLTVCEWPNDHSKIVIFGFNTRSSSSVLMNLMMSDENNRDIYITIASMPPPKPCSFCCPVPSATTIRTGSGECLEHGYVLNSRYQVVYPFPTFQPAFQLKKDQVILLNTSYSLVACGISLCPGKQGQSSQILYTKRAALSSQPAASCPSTSSASSSSLPQGSPESRLPPSKPAPIPSSPSQSQAAVRAREFAADLFRRAQGGGGGGKENEVQAERRPADGGEKEAAQIPGDKGINVERRREEEDCRERREEERRTSLPQASTSGGSHSLPQHSEPVMSPASSSSSPSSPPTPSSSQEVGPSEPGYVNYSCLHYRLQQPGAAEQNTGAAGGYEDDKVQLPFTVTDLKGRSLQLVTGPHNGQSVCVEQLTLDFEYLINEVIRSDAAWAPQFCSFSDYDVVILEVCPETNTVMINIGLLLLAFSNSDEEHCRPNTYHSNLQVSWDLNTGVCCTVGVGDLTEVKGQTSGSVWSSYRKSCVNTVMKWLVPESSSRYINRMTNEALHKGSSLQVLADSDRCTWIVL, encoded by the exons ATGGCGCCCAGCTCCAAATCAGAGAAGGACGACAGCAAACAGAAAGCTCAAAGGAAACACAAAGACCATGTcgtgaagctgctgctgcgtgGGAAG CTGTCGGGACAGTTTTCTCAGCGGCTGTTCAGGAAGCTGCCACCTCGAGTGTGTGTCCCATTGAAGAACATTGTCAGCGAGGAATTCCTGAGAGCAGG TCATGTCTTTCTCGGCTTCACCAAATGCGGCCGCTACGTTCTGTCCTACACCAGCGACTGTGGAGAAGATGATGATTTCTCTTTCTATACCTACCATCTCTATTGGTGGGAGTTCAACCTGCACAGTAGACTCAAACAg GTCCATCATGTTCGTCTGTTTGCAGGAGAGGAAATCTACAGTGACCTGTACCTGACTGTGTGTGAGTGGCCAAATGACCACTCCAAAATTGTCATCTTTGGCTTCAA TACACGCAGTTCAAGTTCCGTTCTGATGAACTTAATGATGAGTGATGAAAACAACAGAGACATCTACATCACTATTGCCTCCATGCCTCCTCCTAAACCTTGCTCTTTTTGCTGCCCAGTTCCCTCAGCCACTACCATACgcacag GGAGTGGCGAGTGTCTGGAGCATGGCTATGTGCTCAACAGCAGGTACCAGGTGGTGTACCCGTTCCCCACTTTCCAGCCAGCGTTCCAGCTGAAGAAGGACCAGGTCATCCTGCTAAACACCAGCTATTCTCTGGTGGCCTGCGGCATCTCACTCTgcccag GTAAGCAGGGTCAGTCATCGCAGATCCTTTACACAAAGAGAGCAGCTCTGTCAAGTCAACCCGCCGCATCTTGtccctccacctcctcggcctcttcttcctcactACCTCAGGGATCTCCCGAAAGCCGACTGCCACCTAGCAAACCCGCTCCAATTCCCTCATCTCCTAGCCAGTCACAAGCAGCCGTGCGAGCCCGGGAGTTTGCAGCTGACCTCTTCAGACGGGcccagggaggaggaggaggagggaaagaaaacGAAGTCCAGGCAGAAAGGAGACCAGCTGATGGTGGTGAAAAAGAGGCAGCACAGATACCAGGAGACAAAGGGATAAAtgtagagaggaggagagaggaggaggattgtagagagaggagggaggaggagagacggacTAGTTTACCACAAGCGTCCACATCAGGCGGGAGCCACAGTTTGCCACAGCACTCTGAACCAGTGATGTCTCCTGCCTCCTCTTCGTCATCCCCTTCATCCCCTCCGACCCCATCCTCATCCCAGGAGGTCGGCCCCAGCGAGCCTGGATATGTCAACTATTCATGTCTGCACTACCGCCTCCAACAGCCAGGGGCAGCAGAGCAGAATACAGGAGCTGCAGGag GTTATGAAGACGATAAAGTTCAGCTACCTTTCACAGTCACTGACCTTAAAGGAAGGAGCCTGCAGCTGGTCACCGGGCCACACAATGGACAG agtgtgtgtgtggagcagtTAACTCTAGACTTTGAGTATCTTATCAATGAGGTGATCAGAAGCGATGCTGCCTGGGCTCCTCAATTCTGCTCCTTCAGCGACTACGATGTTGTGATATTAGAg GTGTGTCCTGAAACCAACACTGTGATGATCAACATTGGTCTGCTGTTACTGGCCTTCTCCAACTCGGACGAGGAGCACTGCAG GCCAAACACATATCATTCCAACCTGCAGGTCAGCTGGGACCTAAACACAGGTGTGTGTTGCACCGTGGGTGTAGGTGACCttacagaggtcaagggtcagaCCAG TGGGAGCGTGTGGAGTTCTTACAGGAAGTCCTGTGTGAACACAGTGATGAAGTGGTTGGTTCCCGAGAGCAGCTCCCGCTACATTAATCGCATGACCAACGAAGCTCTACACAAAG GCTCATCCCTGCAAGTGTTGGCTGATAGTGACCGATGTACCTGGATCGTATTATGA
- the dcaf15 gene encoding DDB1- and CUL4-associated factor 15 isoform X1 codes for MAPSSKSEKDDSKQKAQRKHKDHVVKLLLRGKLSGQFSQRLFRKLPPRVCVPLKNIVSEEFLRAGSVRHVFLGFTKCGRYVLSYTSDCGEDDDFSFYTYHLYWWEFNLHSRLKQVHHVRLFAGEEIYSDLYLTVCEWPNDHSKIVIFGFNTRSSSSVLMNLMMSDENNRDIYITIASMPPPKPCSFCCPVPSATTIRTGSGECLEHGYVLNSRYQVVYPFPTFQPAFQLKKDQVILLNTSYSLVACGISLCPGKQGQSSQILYTKRAALSSQPAASCPSTSSASSSSLPQGSPESRLPPSKPAPIPSSPSQSQAAVRAREFAADLFRRAQGGGGGGKENEVQAERRPADGGEKEAAQIPGDKGINVERRREEEDCRERREEERRTSLPQASTSGGSHSLPQHSEPVMSPASSSSSPSSPPTPSSSQEVGPSEPGYVNYSCLHYRLQQPGAAEQNTGAAGGYEDDKVQLPFTVTDLKGRSLQLVTGPHNGQSVCVEQLTLDFEYLINEVIRSDAAWAPQFCSFSDYDVVILEVCPETNTVMINIGLLLLAFSNSDEEHCRPNTYHSNLQVSWDLNTGVCCTVGVGDLTEVKGQTSGSVWSSYRKSCVNTVMKWLVPESSSRYINRMTNEALHKGSSLQVLADSDRCTWIVL; via the exons ATGGCGCCCAGCTCCAAATCAGAGAAGGACGACAGCAAACAGAAAGCTCAAAGGAAACACAAAGACCATGTcgtgaagctgctgctgcgtgGGAAG CTGTCGGGACAGTTTTCTCAGCGGCTGTTCAGGAAGCTGCCACCTCGAGTGTGTGTCCCATTGAAGAACATTGTCAGCGAGGAATTCCTGAGAGCAGGGTCAGTTCG TCATGTCTTTCTCGGCTTCACCAAATGCGGCCGCTACGTTCTGTCCTACACCAGCGACTGTGGAGAAGATGATGATTTCTCTTTCTATACCTACCATCTCTATTGGTGGGAGTTCAACCTGCACAGTAGACTCAAACAg GTCCATCATGTTCGTCTGTTTGCAGGAGAGGAAATCTACAGTGACCTGTACCTGACTGTGTGTGAGTGGCCAAATGACCACTCCAAAATTGTCATCTTTGGCTTCAA TACACGCAGTTCAAGTTCCGTTCTGATGAACTTAATGATGAGTGATGAAAACAACAGAGACATCTACATCACTATTGCCTCCATGCCTCCTCCTAAACCTTGCTCTTTTTGCTGCCCAGTTCCCTCAGCCACTACCATACgcacag GGAGTGGCGAGTGTCTGGAGCATGGCTATGTGCTCAACAGCAGGTACCAGGTGGTGTACCCGTTCCCCACTTTCCAGCCAGCGTTCCAGCTGAAGAAGGACCAGGTCATCCTGCTAAACACCAGCTATTCTCTGGTGGCCTGCGGCATCTCACTCTgcccag GTAAGCAGGGTCAGTCATCGCAGATCCTTTACACAAAGAGAGCAGCTCTGTCAAGTCAACCCGCCGCATCTTGtccctccacctcctcggcctcttcttcctcactACCTCAGGGATCTCCCGAAAGCCGACTGCCACCTAGCAAACCCGCTCCAATTCCCTCATCTCCTAGCCAGTCACAAGCAGCCGTGCGAGCCCGGGAGTTTGCAGCTGACCTCTTCAGACGGGcccagggaggaggaggaggagggaaagaaaacGAAGTCCAGGCAGAAAGGAGACCAGCTGATGGTGGTGAAAAAGAGGCAGCACAGATACCAGGAGACAAAGGGATAAAtgtagagaggaggagagaggaggaggattgtagagagaggagggaggaggagagacggacTAGTTTACCACAAGCGTCCACATCAGGCGGGAGCCACAGTTTGCCACAGCACTCTGAACCAGTGATGTCTCCTGCCTCCTCTTCGTCATCCCCTTCATCCCCTCCGACCCCATCCTCATCCCAGGAGGTCGGCCCCAGCGAGCCTGGATATGTCAACTATTCATGTCTGCACTACCGCCTCCAACAGCCAGGGGCAGCAGAGCAGAATACAGGAGCTGCAGGag GTTATGAAGACGATAAAGTTCAGCTACCTTTCACAGTCACTGACCTTAAAGGAAGGAGCCTGCAGCTGGTCACCGGGCCACACAATGGACAG agtgtgtgtgtggagcagtTAACTCTAGACTTTGAGTATCTTATCAATGAGGTGATCAGAAGCGATGCTGCCTGGGCTCCTCAATTCTGCTCCTTCAGCGACTACGATGTTGTGATATTAGAg GTGTGTCCTGAAACCAACACTGTGATGATCAACATTGGTCTGCTGTTACTGGCCTTCTCCAACTCGGACGAGGAGCACTGCAG GCCAAACACATATCATTCCAACCTGCAGGTCAGCTGGGACCTAAACACAGGTGTGTGTTGCACCGTGGGTGTAGGTGACCttacagaggtcaagggtcagaCCAG TGGGAGCGTGTGGAGTTCTTACAGGAAGTCCTGTGTGAACACAGTGATGAAGTGGTTGGTTCCCGAGAGCAGCTCCCGCTACATTAATCGCATGACCAACGAAGCTCTACACAAAG GCTCATCCCTGCAAGTGTTGGCTGATAGTGACCGATGTACCTGGATCGTATTATGA